A window from Salmo trutta chromosome 29, fSalTru1.1, whole genome shotgun sequence encodes these proteins:
- the LOC115166809 gene encoding activating signal cointegrator 1 isoform X3: MSDALLRWCVDQLHHNFGLEASEDIVQYILSIDNAVEIAEYVGDLLQGTDGRKKQFIDELLDRWQRSQTLTPDSTGLFPMNSLSGTDAQDISKDTQKKSKRKGRNKQEVMAVSQAEPEPEVVKTPIDLMKAQESGSTSSQKKKKNTFVSLYNKEGQDKLAILLPGRHSCECLAQKHNLINNCMSCGRIVCEQEGSGPCIFCGSLVCTKEEQEILQRDSNKSQKLRKKLMEGASERGYLPHQEAKMKAGLEKALQHKDKLLEYDKNSTRRTQVLDDESDYFATDSNQWLSPSEREHLRKKEEELRELRHASRKDRKITLDFAGRQVLDEGENNSHYYNKFDETVKALNTGTKGKAPQRLEGPAGRQHLRELVNPNIIQAAPKWVDVGSGPRRSQDKGVVGTEGDSAVGPERSRLRLQDRELQEMADGGWCLSMHQPWASLLVKGIKRVEGRSWYSSHRGILWIAAAAKRPTPEEVTQVENMFLQIYKRDPKFPKDYPTSCLLGCVNMTDCLSQEQYKEQSSWRVNIIGVRRWDWFRRRPCDVGERERESKERVWTSWRRGGV; this comes from the exons ATGTCGGATGCCTTGCTTCGATGGTGTGTGGACCAGTTGCACCACAACTTTGGCTTGGAGGCCAGTGAAGACATAGTCCA GTATATTCTGTCCATCGACAATGCGGTCGAGATAGCGGAGTATGTTGGGGACCTCCTTcagggcactgatggaaggaagAAGCAGTTTATAGATGAACTCCTGGACAGATGGCAGCGGTCTCAGACACTGACTCCTGACAGCACTGGCCTGTTCCCCATGAACTCTCTGTCAGGAACAG ATGCTCAAGACATATCCAAGGACACCCAGAAGAAATCCAAGCGCAAGGGTAGGAACAAGCAAGAGGTGATGGCTGTTAGCCAAGCAGAGCCTGAGCCTGAGGTGGTGAAAACTCCCATTGACCTAATGAAGGCCCAGGAGAGCGGCAGCACATCgtcacagaagaagaagaagaacacgTTTGTGAGCCTCTACAATAAAGAGGGCCAGGACAAGCTGGCTATCCTGCTGCCCGGGCGCCATTCCTGCGAATGTCTGGCCCAGAAGCACAACCTCATCAACAACTGCATGAGCTGTGGACGCATTGTGTGTGAGCAGGAGGGATCAGGGCCCTGCATCTTCTGCGGCAGCCTG GTATGCACCAAAGAGGAGCAAGAGATTCTGCAACGAGACTCCAACAAAAGTCAGAAACTGCGCAAGAAACTTATGG aGGGGGCATCGGAGAGGGGCTATCTTCCACACCAAGAGGCAAAGATGAAGGCAGGGTTAGAAAAGGCCCTTCAACATAAAGACAAACTGCTGGAATACGATAAGAACAG TACGCGACGAACGCAGGTCCTGGATGACGAGTCAGACTACTTTGCCACTGACTCCAACCAGTGGCTGTCGCCTAGCGAGCGCGAGCACCtgaggaagaaggaggaggagctaCGGGAGCTTCGCCACGCCtccaggaaggacaggaagatcacgcTGGACTTCGCAGGCAGACAGGTGCTTGACGAGGGAGAGAATAACAGTCATTACTACAACAA GTTTGATGAGACGGTCAAGGCCCTCAACACAGGCACCAAGGGGAAAGCTCCCCAACGCCTTGAGGGACCAGCGGGACGGCAgcacctgagagagctggtcaACCCCAACATCATACAGGCTGCACCAaag TGGGTGGACGTGGGTAGTGGCCCTCGGAGATCTCAGGATAAAGGGGTTGTTGGTACAGAGGGGGACAGCGCTGTAGGCCCAGAACGCTCCAGACTCCGGCTGCAGGACAGAGAGCTGCAGGAGATGGCAGACGGGGGCTGGTGCCTCAGCATGCACCAACCATGGGCCTCGCTACTGGTCAAAGGAATAAAGAG ggtggaggggaggagctGGTACTCATCCCACCGCGGGATCCTGTGGATAGCAgctgcagccaagaggcccaccCCTGAGGAGGTCACTCAGGTGGAGAACATGTTCCTTCAGATCTAcaagagag atCCTAAGTTTCCTAAAGACTACCCCACCAGCTGCCTGCTGGGCTGTGTCAACATGACCGACTGTCTGTCTCAGGAGCAATACAAGGAGCAG
- the LOC115166809 gene encoding activating signal cointegrator 1 isoform X2 has protein sequence MSDALLRWCVDQLHHNFGLEASEDIVQYILSIDNAVEIAEYVGDLLQGTDGRKKQFIDELLDRWQRSQTLTPDSTGLFPMNSLSGTDAQDISKDTQKKSKRKGRNKQEVMAVSQAEPEPEVVKTPIDLMKAQESGSTSSQKKKKNTFVSLYNKEGQDKLAILLPGRHSCECLAQKHNLINNCMSCGRIVCEQEGSGPCIFCGSLVCTKEEQEILQRDSNKSQKLRKKLMEGASERGYLPHQEAKMKAGLEKALQHKDKLLEYDKNSTRRTQVLDDESDYFATDSNQWLSPSEREHLRKKEEELRELRHASRKDRKITLDFAGRQVLDEGENNSHYYNKFDETVKALNTGTKGKAPQRLEGPAGRQHLRELVNPNIIQAAPKWVDVGSGPRRSQDKGVVGTEGDSAVGPERSRLRLQDRELQEMADGGWCLSMHQPWASLLVKGIKRVEGRSWYSSHRGILWIAAAAKRPTPEEVTQVENMFLQIYKRDPKFPKDYPTSCLLGCVNMTDCLSQEQYKEQFPQTCEESGSPFVFVCTNPQELLVKFPMKGKHKIFKLESQYHRGAKMGLVPSAAV, from the exons ATGTCGGATGCCTTGCTTCGATGGTGTGTGGACCAGTTGCACCACAACTTTGGCTTGGAGGCCAGTGAAGACATAGTCCA GTATATTCTGTCCATCGACAATGCGGTCGAGATAGCGGAGTATGTTGGGGACCTCCTTcagggcactgatggaaggaagAAGCAGTTTATAGATGAACTCCTGGACAGATGGCAGCGGTCTCAGACACTGACTCCTGACAGCACTGGCCTGTTCCCCATGAACTCTCTGTCAGGAACAG ATGCTCAAGACATATCCAAGGACACCCAGAAGAAATCCAAGCGCAAGGGTAGGAACAAGCAAGAGGTGATGGCTGTTAGCCAAGCAGAGCCTGAGCCTGAGGTGGTGAAAACTCCCATTGACCTAATGAAGGCCCAGGAGAGCGGCAGCACATCgtcacagaagaagaagaagaacacgTTTGTGAGCCTCTACAATAAAGAGGGCCAGGACAAGCTGGCTATCCTGCTGCCCGGGCGCCATTCCTGCGAATGTCTGGCCCAGAAGCACAACCTCATCAACAACTGCATGAGCTGTGGACGCATTGTGTGTGAGCAGGAGGGATCAGGGCCCTGCATCTTCTGCGGCAGCCTG GTATGCACCAAAGAGGAGCAAGAGATTCTGCAACGAGACTCCAACAAAAGTCAGAAACTGCGCAAGAAACTTATGG aGGGGGCATCGGAGAGGGGCTATCTTCCACACCAAGAGGCAAAGATGAAGGCAGGGTTAGAAAAGGCCCTTCAACATAAAGACAAACTGCTGGAATACGATAAGAACAG TACGCGACGAACGCAGGTCCTGGATGACGAGTCAGACTACTTTGCCACTGACTCCAACCAGTGGCTGTCGCCTAGCGAGCGCGAGCACCtgaggaagaaggaggaggagctaCGGGAGCTTCGCCACGCCtccaggaaggacaggaagatcacgcTGGACTTCGCAGGCAGACAGGTGCTTGACGAGGGAGAGAATAACAGTCATTACTACAACAA GTTTGATGAGACGGTCAAGGCCCTCAACACAGGCACCAAGGGGAAAGCTCCCCAACGCCTTGAGGGACCAGCGGGACGGCAgcacctgagagagctggtcaACCCCAACATCATACAGGCTGCACCAaag TGGGTGGACGTGGGTAGTGGCCCTCGGAGATCTCAGGATAAAGGGGTTGTTGGTACAGAGGGGGACAGCGCTGTAGGCCCAGAACGCTCCAGACTCCGGCTGCAGGACAGAGAGCTGCAGGAGATGGCAGACGGGGGCTGGTGCCTCAGCATGCACCAACCATGGGCCTCGCTACTGGTCAAAGGAATAAAGAG ggtggaggggaggagctGGTACTCATCCCACCGCGGGATCCTGTGGATAGCAgctgcagccaagaggcccaccCCTGAGGAGGTCACTCAGGTGGAGAACATGTTCCTTCAGATCTAcaagagag atCCTAAGTTTCCTAAAGACTACCCCACCAGCTGCCTGCTGGGCTGTGTCAACATGACCGACTGTCTGTCTCAGGAGCAATACAAGGAGCAG